AATTTCATCTCTGTTTTCAATTCTTTCATCTTCTGTAATACTATTGATGTAAGATTTAAAATCAAGACCTGTACCACCTGGATTTCCAGGTGTACTTGGATTACTTGGGTTTGTAGGTGTAGTTGGCTTACTTGATGTTTTACCACATGCTGCTGATACTAATGGTAAAGCAGCCATTGTAAGTCCTGCAAATCCTAAAAAATATTTTTTCATTTTTTTGTTCATTTTTTGGTTACTCCTTGTGTAACAATATTTTTAAAGTTTATAAGACATCTTTTAAACTTATACTAACAATTTTATAAAACAAATAAAGTTGCAAGAATTCATTAAAAATAGACATGCAACTTTATATTTTAGAAACCTTAAACACTAATTAAAGATTTCATTTATATTATAAGGTATTAAATAATAAAACACTGAATAAGGTGGGTAAATAAAAATTTTTTTCATATTATTTCCACATTTAAAGTAAAAAAATAAAAAAATAGCAAAATGCTATTTTATTGTTGTAAATTGATACAAATTAATTACTTTTTTAGACATTTTTTCTAATGTTTCAATTTCTTCTTTAAACTCTGGGTTTCTTAAATAATCCTGACAATCTTTTTCTGTTGATCATCTTTCAACTAAAACCACTTTATCATCTTCTTGAATTCCGTATTCGAATGAAAGATTCATTTCTAACATGCGAGTTTTCTTAGTTAAAACATAAAGATAATCTAAAAAAGGTTTCATTTTTTCCGGATTAATGACATATGTAGTTGCCTTAACAAAAATCATAATATCACTCCTTTTTTATTATTTTTTAATTCTTTCAAAGAACATGAAAGAATCTGCCTGATTAATGTTATCAAATTTAGCGAAATTATCAATAAAATCTAATGAAAAACTATTAACATTCAATGCTTTTTCCACATCACGAATTTTTTGCGGTAAAACCACTTGTAAATAAGTACTTACTGCATAAATTCCATTGAGCAATCTTACTAAAATTTGTTCTAATCTAGATAAATCATCTTTTAAGGTTCAAGGTTTAGTTTCGTCAATATATTTATTTAATTCACTAGCTAAATTAATTGCAACTTTTAAGGCTTTATCAATCTTAAATTGATCAAAGTTTTTAGTATATTCACTTTTTGATTCTAAAATTTTACTTTCAATAAGTTTATCAACTTCTAAATCTGAAACTTGATAATGAAGTGGATTAGTAAATGAATTTGATTTCATTTTTAAAGTACGAGAAACTAAATTTCCAAAATTATTAATTAAATCTGCATTAATAACATCCACGAAACGATTTTCATCAAAATTAGCATCATCTCCTAAAACAAATTGTGAAGTTAAGAAATACTTAATCATTTCAGGATGGTATTTACTTAATAATTCGTATGGATCAACAATGTTGTTTAGTGACTTAGACATTTTTCGTCCTTGGGCATCAGCAATTCAACCGTGAGCTTGAATTGTACTTGGAAGTCTTAAATTTAAAGCTTTAAGAAAAATTGGTCAATAAATCATGTGAAAACGAGCGATTTCTTTTCCTAAAAGATGAACCACTTCTGTGTTTGGATCTTGTCAAAAGTTTTCAAATAATTCAGGTTGTTTTTGATTTTGGGGATCATATCCAAGAGCAGTAATGTAGTTGCAAAGAGCATCAAGTCAAACATATAAAGTATGCTTAGGATCTTCTAATGTCTTAATTCCTCATTCGACATTAGTACGAGTAACTGATAAATTGTCAAGGTCTTTTAAAAGAAAGTTATTCATCATTTCATTAACTATTTTTTGCGGTAAAACAAAATTTGGATGAGTCTTAAAATATTCGATTAATCACTCGCTAAACATTTTCATGTCAAAGAAATAACTTTCTTCAGCAACATTAATTAACTCATGACCACTTGTTGGGTGATAAAATTTTCCATCTTTATGTACTGCTTGTGTTTCTGTTAAAAACTCTTCATCACTAACTGAATAAAGACCTTGATACTGATCTTTATAAATATATTTTTGGTCAAGAAATTGACTAAAAATATGTTGAATACTTTGTTTGTGTTTAAGATTAGTGGTTCGTGAATATAAATCATAATCAATTCCAAAATCTACTCACATTTGTTTATATTTCTGACAAAGTTCATCAACAAAAAGTTGTGGTTCTTTGCCATTTTCAGTTGCTTTTTGGAAAATTTTTTGTCCGTGTTCATCACTTCCTGTTAACATTAAAACTTCATAGCCAGCAAGTTTTTTATAATTCGCAATTGTTCAAGCTAAAGTGGTTGTGTAAAGATGGCCGATATGTAAATTACCACTTGCATAATAAATTGGTGTTGTTATATAAAATCTTTTTTTCATAATTTAATTACACTTTCTTTGGGATATATAATTCTTTAATTTCTGGTAAATAATCATGATTGTTTAAATCATCTTCAGGATGTAAGTATAAATTAGGTAAAAAATGTACTCCTCAACCTGAGTTATAACGAGCTTCAATTAAAACAAATTTTGGTTTGTCTTTGATTCGAGGCAAAATTTGTTGGATTCGTTTTGGTTCAAAATTATACTTACGCAAAGACACAAAAGCGTCAACCATACGTTCGACAGGTAAAACCATTGTTAAAAATCCTTTTTGCTCAATAATTTTTGAACAACCTAAAATTAATTGCTCTAAATTTAAGTGAATTTCATGAGTAGCAATTAATTTTTCCTTA
This sequence is a window from Mycoplasmopsis gallopavonis. Protein-coding genes within it:
- the metG gene encoding methionine--tRNA ligase; the protein is MKKRFYITTPIYYASGNLHIGHLYTTTLAWTIANYKKLAGYEVLMLTGSDEHGQKIFQKATENGKEPQLFVDELCQKYKQMWVDFGIDYDLYSRTTNLKHKQSIQHIFSQFLDQKYIYKDQYQGLYSVSDEEFLTETQAVHKDGKFYHPTSGHELINVAEESYFFDMKMFSEWLIEYFKTHPNFVLPQKIVNEMMNNFLLKDLDNLSVTRTNVEWGIKTLEDPKHTLYVWLDALCNYITALGYDPQNQKQPELFENFWQDPNTEVVHLLGKEIARFHMIYWPIFLKALNLRLPSTIQAHGWIADAQGRKMSKSLNNIVDPYELLSKYHPEMIKYFLTSQFVLGDDANFDENRFVDVINADLINNFGNLVSRTLKMKSNSFTNPLHYQVSDLEVDKLIESKILESKSEYTKNFDQFKIDKALKVAINLASELNKYIDETKPWTLKDDLSRLEQILVRLLNGIYAVSTYLQVVLPQKIRDVEKALNVNSFSLDFIDNFAKFDNINQADSFMFFERIKK
- a CDS encoding putative quinol monooxygenase, which encodes MIFVKATTYVINPEKMKPFLDYLYVLTKKTRMLEMNLSFEYGIQEDDKVVLVERWSTEKDCQDYLRNPEFKEEIETLEKMSKKVINLYQFTTIK